The genomic DNA CTTCGAGGACAACAACACCGCCCTACTGGACGGGCTAAACGTGTTTTTCTTAAATAACCCTTCCATCTTTGCCTGAAATTAGTACTTAGGCAGCTGTGCCCTACTCCAATAAAGTTTGCAgttgtctaaaaaaaaaaaacactcttttgctcaaaatgtttttttacacTTTAGTGTGCTCACTTTAAGATATTTCAATTTGCGTTTCAACAGGAAACATTTAGAAATAGACGACCCCTTTAAAaacaaagaggaagaggagaacatTGGGGATTTAGTTAATAAGCAGGTTAAGGAAAATACAGCTTTTATCCAGAGGGTTCAATGTTCTCCTTTCTAATTAAAGCATAGACTACCACCTGCTGACTTCTAcgacattcagagttaatactgTACACCCCCCATTATAAAGATGACTGATGGTATTCTAATTAAAGTATTTCTTTTCCCGAAAATATGATTCTGCAAACCTCAAGAGGTAAAACTAGTTTCTAAGAGTGCACTGTCCTTTACTTAAACCAACTAAACAAATCTAGTTCTCTTATCACTAACCAAATTCTATCCATTTAAGCCATGTATGGGCAGCTGAAAGAGCCTCCAATGGCTTTTTAATGGACTACAGTGggtttgaatgaatgaatgaatgaatgaatgaaaggcAATCAGCCATTATAGTTTTAATCACCTCCCCTTCTCACctgccctcttcttcctctcttcttcctcccttccCTTATCTCCACCACAGGAAATCACATCGACAGAATGTTCTGGTATGGACATGCTAATGACCAGCATATAGCTTAAGTCTGAGATAGACACACCCCTCCCTACATATtcatttggacagtgaagctaaaacgtTTCATTTgcctctatactccagcattttggatttgatatcaaatgttttttatataaGGCAACATGAATGCAATTTAGAAATTAATGCACTTTATCTATctagtcccccatttgaatgtgtctAGTAGGCAACTAGGACAAATTTACTTCGAGTGTATTACATTttgtcaaaagtttagtattttgtTCCATTTAcctgagtgagaaagttacagatgcacaaagatCATGAACCCAAGACAagataacctctcaccattaacaTGGGAGTAAcacgggaggttagcattttggtGGGGGTATAATATTTACGCCTGTTTAACTTTCTCACTCACCATTATTCattcattgttttatttatgtttaattaacctttatttaagtaggcaagtcagttaaaatcaaattcctattttcaatgacgacataccccagccaaaccctaatgacgctgggccaattgtgtacaTACTTATGGGACTCCGGtcacagcccaggatcgaaccagggtctgtagtgacaccacaagcactgagatgcagtgccttagaccgctttACCACTCAGGAGGCTATGATTTCCTGTTATCATGgtaacatccacattaatggATGTGTTCAAAAATATATTAACTCTGGATGTAGTAAAAGTCAGCAGGTGGTAGTCTATGCTTTAATTAGAAAGGAGAACATTGAACACTCTTGATGAAAGCTGTATTTTCCTTAACCTGCTTATTAACTAAATCCAcaatgttctcctcctcctctttgtaTTTAAAGAGGTTCTCCAGCTATTTTTGAAATTGTACTGTTGAAACAcaatatcccaagtataaatatAGTAAAGTGAGCACACTAAagtgcaaaaaaacaaaaacattttgagCAAAATAGAGTTTTTAGACACAACTTCAATGGAGTAGGgcacaggtgtcaaactcattcctgGAGAGCCAAGTGCCTGTGGGTTTTCGCTTGTTCCTTATACTTgactgatgaattaaggtcacaaaTTAGTAACTCCCCACACCTGTTTGTCTAGGCCTTAATTCAAAGGAaaaacaaaaacctgcagacactatgTCCTCCATTGTATGAATTTGAAACCTCTAGAGTAGGGCATTCAAGGAGTTGGTCCTGTTGGGAATCCTCTGATGTCATCGGCCTCCCTCCTATCTTGAGGAACCATTGAGGAGCAATAGAGAACAAAATAGCAAcgcccccccccttctccccaccacacacatacCTGGACCAtctattgagatgtgccttttgttaagtAAACCAGGTGTGGAGATGACGTGAATAGGAGACTAAAGTGCCACTTGACATTCAGCTCCATTGTTTGACTGagtttaacctcttggtcctcccCTGTGCATGCCACACCCTCTCCCAATGTGGTGTACATGTGAACACATTTCAGACAATGGCTGCATTATGTTCTGTGGTGCTTAAAAATAAAAGGAACACTTGTGGTAGACTGGAGCCATCAGAGTTAAATTCACAGCTCTTTCACAGcttagtccttctgtagcacagttggtagagcatggtgcttgtaatgccagggtagtgggttcgattcccgggaccacccatacgtagaatgtatgcacacatgactgtaagtcgctttggataaaagcgtctgctaaatggcatatatttcaTACTGAGCATTTAGGTGATAATGTCTTACCCTGAAAAGGACCATTGACAAACAGCAGAGCTGTAAAAGATCTACATGTATTTGCACAATCAACTGGGTCAGTGATTTCAATGCAGTCTCACACTCAATTTGCACAAATAACATGCAAATGTGTAAAACACTGCACAAACATCAGAGCAGAACCAGTTCACCTGCTTTTACAATTtaatttgactagatgttcaatgtttctttcgGGGGGAAAATAATTACAAATATAATTGTATTTCcatattaaaacgagagttcGGCTCACGtcacagggttgaccttaaaccGGATGGACAAATTTCAATAAATCATTAATCACATTAATATTAACCCATTTCTCAACCAACTGCAGAACATGTTTTGACAGTGGATGTAGAAGTGGATATGAAACAATTATTCACTTGAACTTGATTGGTCAACTCCCCCTGcactctctttttcctctcttccCTTATCTCCACCACATGAAACATCACATCGACACAGAATTTTCTGGTATGGACATGCTAATGAccaggtaccgagatgagatcctcagaccccttgtgagaccatatgctggtgtggttggccctggattcctcctaatgcaagacaatgctagacctcatgtggctggagtgtgtcagcggttcctgcaagaggaaggcattgatgctatggactggcccgcccgttccccagacctgaatccaattgagcgcatctgggacatcatgtctcgctccatccaccaacgccacgttgcaccacagactgtccaggagttggcggatgctgtagtccaggtctgggaggagatccctcaggagaccatccgccacctcatcaggagcatgcccaggcgttgtagggaggtcatacaggcacttggaggccacacacactactgagcctcattttgacttgtttgaaggacattacatcaaaattggaacagcctgtagtgtggttttccactttaattttgagtgcgactccaaatccagacctacATGGGTTGATacgtttccattgataatttttgtgtgattttgttgtcagcacattcaactatgtaaagaaaaaagtatttagtaagaatatttaattcattctaggatgtgttattttagtgttgcctttattttttgagcagtgtatataaatataCACACTGTGTATGTTTCTATTGATACAGTCAGAAGCACCGTAAGTCAAATTGGCCAGGCCCTGATAGGAATGGGATGGCACGTAAACTTCTGAATGTAGTGACTGTGTAAATTCCAAAGAGCTTTCATTAAAGACAAACAAGATCatattatcatattattattaaatgCTTGAGGTAAACAGCGCATCTAGTTTAGTAATAGAAAACGATATGCCATTTTACCACACGTttttatacaaaaaaaaaaaaatacatagaaTCTGTGGTATAGCACATGCAGCATACTCTTGTCACAGCCTAGCCGATATATTTATCAATTAATCTATAATAATATAGGATGTAATCATTTACTAAACGTTGAAGAGGAATGACAGTACACTAAAACACCCAACTTTTCAGCGGTTACACTTGTTGGCATAATACGTGGTTATCAATTGATAATAGACAACTCATGTAAAACCTGTTTTGTGTTATGTTTCTTTGAATAAAAAAACACAATGTTACCAagtttctgtattttatttgtaACACAATTGGTAGGGTGCAAAACACAATGTTGAAACGTTACATGCATACAAGAGAATCAGTGGCAATACACCCATGCTATAACAAAGACTCGGTTGTTAATTCACTGGAGACTGTATCTTGTGCCTTTGGGAGATGCGCTTTTAGCCTAACGCATGAATTATTCTCTCGTCTTCTGTTGTTCTGGATATTTGCGTGCGCAAGAGCCACAAGCAAATCCGATGCACTACACACAGCTTTTAGGAGCCTTGTTCCGTGTCGATCTGCGCACCTTGCTGGGGTTCTTCGTTTCACAGACTgtgtcctggatgggtgggaggggaggaggcgGTGCGGCATTGGCCCTCATGTGCTTCTCGCGAAGCTCGAATGCCAGATCCATGATGAAATCTCTCATTGGCACTGTCTTAGCGGTGCATTGCGTGAACAAAACATATGCGTTGATTGCAGCCAGGTCAAGAAGGTTGAAGAGAATACCGCAAGGGGCCAGCGGTGTGAACCTCCTTTCTCCAACCCTGTCACAACCTCCACCGTACGCTCTCTTGTCATCGTATTTACATCAACCTATGGGTAGAATACAATTGATTAGCATTACATCCCCAAATGAAAAACAACAACCCATTTGGTAGTCTGCAAGTGCATGACACGTGTATGATGTGCATGTTTAAAATATCGTAATGTGAAACCCACCCTGTTGCTATTATAGAACGTCACGGTCTCCGGTTCTCTCGTTCGGTCGTTCCCGGTGGTGACAGTCTGGTGTATAGTGCTCAGAATACAGACGTTCTTTCTTGGGTTACTTCTGTAAACCGTAAGGGTTGCTTTGTCGTGCTTTAGCACGGTAGTGGAGTATAGCTTTGTCTGTGCCTGATTACGCATCACCGGAGGCAGCTCTCGTCCGCAATGACTCACTGCCCCGACCAAGTTGGTTTTGTTGGCAATCAACTTATTTGCTAATGGCAGGGATGTGCAGAACTTGTCCGTAGTGACCGTTCTCCCCGCACCGAGGTAAGGTTCcacaagcttcaatgccacatTTTCAGGCTTCTGAGATTCATCTTCCCCGAATAAGGAACGACATTTAGCACGTACTTGCTGTCTACGTCAGCGGTCAACGCAAACTTGATGACCTCTCCACTTGAAAGGCACCATTGCTCCTCAACAGTGATGTTCAACCCTGGCTTGTAACATGCAATGCAGTTCCGTACAAACGCGTTCCAAACTTCTGAGACCACGGCGAATTTGTTCGAATATGTCCGGGGGCGTCTGATCTCTCTGGTGTCAAAACGCAGGTACCGCAAGATTTCTGTGAAGCGGTCCATTGGCATGGTGTCTCGAAAGAAATCTAATTGTAAACATGACCAGTAGCCATCCAAAGACGCTAGTCTATTGCCGTGTAGCCCACGGACATACAGGACCGCAATGAATGCTTCCAATTCCTCCACAGACAAGTCCcatgttttgttttttccttGCACCCGGTGCGCCTCAGCCACAGTACAGTCCCTGATGCGCTGCAACATATCCATGTCACACAAACAATGAAAGCTGGCGTAGGCACCGTCGATTCTATCTTTTGCATATGGTGTAGGGCCTGATTCCACTCTGGTGTCGTTCTGTGTTAATAATCGACCCGTGGCGTTACCAACAGGCTGTTTCACCCAAACTGTGCCGTCCACCCCCGtattatctctctccatctcagttGATGACGGCTTCACAGTGGGCAACGTAGGGGCTTTTTGCGCCCATGTTGACTGTAGCAACTGCGGGAGTTTTGCTGATTGCGTTGTGGTGCCACTGGCACCCTGGGAGGGATCCCGTACGTCTCACTGTCAGAATCGGAATCTACTGAAAAAATGCCATATTTATCATCATAGATCTCTTGATACATCTCATCAAGTTCACCCCTTGCGTCTGAATCCATGTCATCCAGCTCATGCACCGCCAAACATTTTAGAGCGTCCATTCGCATTTCCCATTTCGCCATTGTAAATTACGCGCGCTTCTTTTTTACAGGTCTTCTCCTGCAGAAAGACTCGTCTGAATTCTATCCCACCAGAGGGGACTTTATACACCATACCCAGACCCACTTCAGTTTAGATATTATAATTAGACTACTGCCCCCACAATTGATTGCCCCGCCCACGTCTTCATTTACATTAAGGATGGATAATTAGTAATGGATTGTTGATATTGTTAATGACTCTCACCTATAGCCATCAGACAGTGGCCAGCACCCCTCAATGTGATATTATTAGGTGTGGGGAGAAAGGCCGATAGTAATGCTAGAAAATGGTCCATGTCACTatacttgtcacgccctggccatagagaggcttttattctctattttgggtaggccagggtgtgactagggtgggcattctaatttctttatttctatgttttctatatctatgttttggccgggtatggttctcaatcagggacagctgtctatcgttgtctctgattgggaatcatacttaggcagcttttttttcctttgtattttgtgggtagttatctttgtttgTGGCGCTATAGCCCTAGTAGGCTTCACGGTCGTTTCTTTGGgtttttgttttgttggcgacatttacataaataaaggaaaatgtacgctcaccacgctgcacattggtccgacgCCCGAGACAATACTAAGGAGTAAAAGCAGCCGAATAATAAGATATCTTTTCGTTTGTGATATTGAAATTCTCTAAAACGTCAGCATCACACAGACGGGGAAATTACAATTACTTTAATTTTATGTTTGTTCTACACTTGTTCTTTATTCAAGGAAAAATCCACAAAAGAAATCtatttaggtatttttttacatttgtccACTGATCTTTTTCTGTATTTGGGCAGatattgaaatatattttatCGCAATGATATTGTCTGTATGCCTACTAAAACATATAGCCTAACTGAacattaaaggaaaactccatgcaaaatgtttattttttatcattataccactgttgatacagtcccaaaatgttttgcacgTCAACAGTCACATTTGGCAGTAATTGGACTTTCAAGAAGTAAAGTGTCACTTGCCACATCATCATGACACTTTGCTTTTGAAAATCATATATCTTGAAAACTATAAAGGTCATTTGAGGTCTGCGCTCCAGAATGAttaccaacacattgactgtcCTGCCCGTGTAAATTGCAGGCTTGACTACTGCTACATGTCTTTTAGAAACTGGTAAGGCCGTCTCTCGTCCTCCTTTCAGTAAATCTGACAACGACGCCATTTTGCTTATCGCCGCCTGCAAACAAAGACTCAAAAGGAAAGTTCCAGTGGTCAGGTCTGCACAGCATTGGTCTGACCATTTAGAATCCACTCTCCAAGACGGTTTTCCCAGCCGATTCAGTCACCTGTTTCGTTAAAAAATGCATAGATGTGATACCGACAGTGACTTTCAAAACATACCCGAATCAAAAAACACGGATTGATGGCAGCCTTGTAGggaaagtgaaggagagagatgctGCTAATAAACACAGCGAGGTGACTGGGGGCAATAGTATGGTTAAACAGTACAATTATGACCTACGCAGATCAATCTATATAGCGAAACACAAGTATAGGCACAAAGTAGAGGAGCAATTCAACGGGTCAGACAGAGGCCTATGTGGCAGGGGCTCCTAATGATCACGGATGACAAAAAGAGTGCCAGCCACTTCGAGGACAACAACACCGCCCTACTGGACGGGCTAAACGTGTTTTTCTTAAATAACCCTTCCATCTTTGCCTGAAATTAGTACTTAGGCAGCTGTGCCCTACTCCAATAAAGTTTGCAgttgtctaaaaaaaaaaaacactcttttgctcaaaatgtttttttacacTTTAGTGTGCTCACTTTAAGATATTTCAATTTGCGTTTCAACAGGAAACATTTAGAAATAGACGACCCCTTTAAAaacaaagaggaagaggagaacatTGGGGATTTAGTTAATAAGCAGGTTAAGGAAAATACAGCTTTTATCCAGAGGGTTCAATGTTCTCCTTTCTAATTAAAGCATAGACTACCACCTGCTGACTTCTAcgacattcagagttaatactgTACACCCCCCATTATAAAGATGACTGATGGTATTCTAATTAAAGTATTTCTTTTCCCGAAAATATGATTCTGCAAACCTCAAGAGGTAAAACTAGTTTCTAAGAGTGCACTGTCCTTTACTTAAACCAACTAAACAAATCTAGTTCTCTTATCACTAACCAAATTCTATCCATTTAAGCCATGTATGGGCAGCTGAAAGAGCCTCCAATGGCTTTTTAATGGACTACAGTGggtttgaatgaatgaatgaatgaatgaatgaaaggcAATCAGCCATTATAGTTTTAATCACCTCCCCTTCTCACctgccctcttcttcctctcttcttcctcccttccCTTATCTCCACCACAGGAAATCACATCGACAGAATGTTCTGGTATGGACATGCTAATGACCAGCATATAGCTTAAGTCTGAGATAGACACACCCCTCCCTACATATtcatttggacagtgaagctaaaacgtTTCATTTgcctctatactccagcattttggatttgataTCAAATGTTTTTATATAAGGCAACATGAATGCAATTTAGAAATTAATGCACTTTATCTATctagtcccccatttgaatgtgtctAGTAGGCAACTAGGACAAATTTACTTCGAGTGTATTACATTttgtcaaaagtttagtattttgtTCCATTTAcctgagtgagaaagttacagatgcacaaagatCATGAACCCAAGACAagataacctctcaccattaacaTGGGAGTAAcacgggaggttagcattttggtGGGGGTATAATATTTACGCCTGTTTAACTTTCTCACTCACCATTATTCattcattgttttatttatgtttaattaacctttatttaagtaggcaagtcagttaaaatcaaattcctattttcaatgacgacataccccagccaaaccctaatgacgctgggccaattgtgtacaTACTTATGGGACTCCGGtcacagcccaggatcgaaccagggtctgtagtgacaccacaagcactgagatgcagtgccttagaccgctttACCACTCAGGAGGCTATGATTTCCTGTTATCATGgtaacatccacattaatggATGTGTTCAAAAATATATTAACTCTGGATGTAGTAAAAGTCAGCAGGTGGTAGTCTATGCTTTAATTAGAAAGGAGAACATTGAACACTCTTGATGAAAGCTGTATTTTCCTTAACCTGCTTATTAACTAAATCCAcaatgttctcctcctcctctttgtaTTTAAAGAGGTTCTCCAGCTATTTTTGAAATTGTACTGTTGAAACAcaatatcccaagtataaatatAGTAAAGTGAGCACACTAAagtgcaaaaaaacaaaaacattttgagCAAAATAGAGTTTTTAGACACAACTTCAATGGAGTAGGgcacaggtgtcaaactcattcctgGAGAGCCAAGTGCCTGTGGGTTTTCGCTTGTTCCTTATACTTgactgatgaattaaggtcacaaaTTAGTAACTCCCCACACCTGTTTGTCTAGGCCTTAATTCAAAGGAAAAaccaaaaacctgcagacactatgTCCTCCATTGTATGAATTTGAAACCTCTAGAGTAGGGCATTCAAGGAGTTGGTCCTGTTGGGAATCCTCTGATGTCATCGGCCTCCCTCCTATCTTGAGGAACCATTGAGGAGCAATAGAGAACAAAATAGCAACGccccccccttctccccaccacacacatacCTGGACCAtctattgagatgtgccttttgttaagtAAACCAGGTGTGGAGATGACGTGAATAGGAGACTAAAGTGCCACTTGACATTCAGCTCCATTGTTTGACTGagtttaacctcttggtcctcccCTGTGCATGCCACACCCTCTCCCAATGTGGTGTACATGTGAACACATTTCAGACAATGGCTGCATTATGTTCTGTGGTGCTTAAAAATAAAAGGAACACTTGTGGTAGACTGGAGCCATCAGAGTTAAATTCACAGCTCTTTCACAGcttagtccttctgtagcacagttggtagagcatggtgcttgtaatgccagggtagtgggttcgattcccgggaccacccatacgtagaatgtatgcacacatgactgtaagtcgctttggataaaagcgtctgctaaatggcatatatttcaTACTGAGCATTTAGGTGATAATGTCTTACCCTGAAAAGGACCATTGACAAACAGCAGAGCTGTAAAAGATCTACATGTATTTGCACAATCAACTGGGTCAGTGATTTCAATGCAGTCTCACACTCAATTTGCACAAATAACATGCAAATGTGTAAAACACTGCACAAACATCAGAGCAGAACCAGTTCACCTGCTTTTACAATTtaatttgactagatgttcaatgtttctttcgGGGGGAAAATAATTACAAATATAATTGTATTTCcatattaaaacgagagttcGGCTCACGtcacagggttgaccttaaaccGGATGGACAAATTTCAATAAATCATTAATCACATTAATATTAACCCATTTCTCAACCAACTGCAGAACATGTTTTGACAGTGGATGTAGAAGTGGATATGAAACAATTATTCACTTGAACTTGATTGGTCAACTCCCCTGcactctctttttcctctcttccCTTATCTCCACCACATGAAACATCACATCGACACAGAATTTTCTGGTATGGACATGCTAATGAccaggtaccgagatgagatcctcagaccccttgtgagaccatatgctggtgtggttggccctggattcctcctaatgcaagacaatgctagacctcatgtggctggagtgtgtcagcggttcctgcaagaggaaggcattgatgctatggactggcccgcccgttccccagacctgaatccaattgagcgcatctgggacatcatgtctcgctccatccaccaacgccacgttgcaccacagactgtccaggagttggcggatgctgtagtccaggtctgggaggagatccctcaggagaccatccgccacctcatcaggagcatgcccaggcgttgtagggaggtcatacaggcacttggaggccacacacactactgagcctcattttgacttgtttgaaggacattacatcaaaattggaacagcctgtagtgtggttttccactttaattttgagtgcgactccaaatccagacctacatgggttgatacatttccattgataatttttgtgtgattttgttgtcagcacattcaactatgtaaagaaaaaagtatttagtaagaatatttaattcattctaggatgtgttattttagtgttgcctttattttttgagcagtgtatataaatataCACACTGTGTATGTTTCTATTGATACAGTCAGAAGCACCGTAAGTCAAATTGGCCAGGCCCTGATAGGAATGGGATGGCACGTAAACTTCTGAATGTAGTGACTGTGTAAATTCCAAAGAGCTTTCATTAAAGACAAACAAGATAGGCTACATATGAGGGATCATCATATGTAGCTTGTCAATTCAAAGTCATTATGTTTTCTAGTACCTTTCTAGTTTTGCTATCATACTATTATTAAATGCTTGAGGTAAACAGCACATCTAGTTTAGTAATAGAAAACGATATGCCATTTTACCACACGTttttatacaaaaaaaaaaatacatagaaTCTGTGGTATAGCACATGCAGCATACTCTTGTCACAGCCTAGCCGATATATTTATCAATTAATCTATAATaatatagggtgtaatcatttaCTAAACGTTGAAGAGGAATGACAGTACACTAAAACACCCAACTTTTCAGCGGTTACACTTGTTGGCATAATACGTGGTTATCAATTGATAATAGACAACTCATGTAAAACCTGTTTTGTGTTATGTTTCTTTGAATAAAAAAACACAATGTTACCAagtttctgtattttatttgtaACACAATTGGTAGGGTGCAAAACACAATGTTGAAACGTTACATGCATACAAGAGAATCAGTGGCAATACACCCATGCTATAACAAAGACTCGGTTGTTAATTCACTGGAGACTGTATCTTGTGCCTTTGGGAGATGCGCTTTTAGCCTAACGCATGAATTATTCTCTCGTCTTCTGTTGTTCTGGATATTTGCGTGCGCAAGAGCCACAAGCAAATCCGATGCACTACACACAGCTTTTAGGAGCCTTGTTCCGTGTCGATCTGCGCACCTTGCTGGGGTTCTTCGTTTCACAGACTgtgtcctggatgggtgggaggggaggaggcgGTGCGGCATTGGCCCTCATGTGCTTCTCGCGAAGCTCGAATGCCAGATCCATGATGAAATCTCTCATTGGCACTGTCTTAGCGGTGCATTGCGTGAACAAAACATATGCGTTGATTGCAGCCAGGTCAAGAAGGTTGAAGAATACCGCAAGGGGCCAGCGGTGTGAACCTCCTTTCTCCAACCCTGTCACAACCTCCACCGTACGCTCTCTTGTCATCGTATTTACATCAACCTATGGGTAGAATACAATTGATTAGCATTACATCCCCAAATGAAAAACAACAACCCATTTGGTAGTCTGCAAGTGCATGACACGTGTATGATGTGCATGTTTAAAATATCGTAATGTGAAACCCACCCTGTTGCTATTATAGAACGTCACGGTCTCCGGTTCTCTCGTTCGGTCGTTCCCGGTGGTGACAGTCTGGTGTATAGTGCTCAGAATACAGACGTTCTTTCTTGGGTTACTTCTGTAAACCGTAAGGGTTGCTTTGTCGTGCTTTAGCACGGTAGTGGAGTATAGCTTTGTCTGTGCCTGATTACGCATCACCGGAGGCAGCTCTCGTCCGCAATGACTTTGTTGGCAATCAACTTATTTGCTAATGGCAGGGATGTGCAGAACTTGTCCGTAGTGACCGTTCTCCCCGCACCGAGGTAAGGTTCcacaagcttcaatgccacatTTTCAGGCTTCTGAGATTCATCTTCCCCGAATAAGGAACGACATTTAGCACGTACTTGCTGTCTACGTCAGCGGTCAACGCAAACTTGATGACCTCTCCACTTGAAAGGCACCATTGCTCCTCAACAGTGATGTTCAACCCTGGCTTGTAACATGCAATGCAGTTCCGTACAAACGCGTTCCAAACTTCTGAGACCACGGCGAATTTGTTCGAATATGTCCGGGGGCGTCTGATCTCTCTGGTGTCAAAACGCAGGTACCGCAAGATTTCTGTGAAGCGGTCCATTGGCATGGTGTCTCGAAAGAAATCTAA from Oncorhynchus keta strain PuntledgeMale-10-30-2019 chromosome 10, Oket_V2, whole genome shotgun sequence includes the following:
- the LOC127932278 gene encoding uncharacterized protein LOC127932278 isoform X2, encoding MRNQAQTKLYSTTVLKHDKATLTVYRSNPRKNVCILSTIHQTVTTGNDRTREPETVTFYNSNRVDVNTMTRERTVEVVTGLEKGGSHRWPLAVFFNLLDLAAINAYVLFTQCTAKTVPMRDFIMDLAFELREKHMRANAAPPPPLPPIQDTVCETKNPSKVRRSTRNKAPKSCV